The sequence ACCAACATACCTGTTGAATAGCTGTTCGAAATTAAGGTCGACCGGCGCGAAAAGTGCGCAAAACTCAGTTACGCAAAAATTATGGGTCTGAAGCGTCGCCAAAGTGAACGCCTCTAAATCTTCACGAAAGTTTTGTCCTGCTGTTGCACTATTAAGCTCTGCTTCAATAGCACTTGCTATACGCTGGTAACCAGTAGCACTAGGCTCCTCAGTCAGCAACCGAATACTGAGACCAAAATGCCAAATATCGATTAATTCCAATATTACTTGATCAACGTCAGGTGATTGCTTTTTCCACCATTTCCACCCAAAGTGGTCCATCAGTTCCGCACATTCAACCCAAATAGCTCGGTACCACTCAAAATTTTCCGTACGCCAGTTCAAGTTCACTTTACTGTTCATCGCTTCCTGCAATTCAAGCATTGTGATCAATTGTTGCTGCATGACTGCACCCTACCCTATATTTTTTAAAAAAAGATTATTGAAATTTTCACTGGTGATGCTGGCCAGTTTCTCGAGAGAAATCCCTCGTAATTCGGCAATATATTCAGCGACTTCTCGCACGTATTTAGGCTCGTTTGGCTTGCCTCGAAATGGTACAGGCGCAAGATAAGGGGAATCAGTCTCCACCAGCAGTCTATCGAGAGGTATTTTTCGAGTGACGTCACGCAATGCTTCAGCATTTTTAAAAGTAACAATTCCCGATATCGAGATATAAAAATTAAGGTCTAATGCCTGCTCGGCCATTTCCCAGCTTTCCGTAAAACAATGCATAACCCCGGCTGCTTCGCCACAAGCGTGCTCTTTCATTAAGCTAATCGTATCCTCACGTGCATCACGCGTATGAATAATTACGGGCAACTGCGTTTTAGCGCCCGCCTTCAAGTGATTAACAAAACTCAGCTTTTGAATATCCGCTTTCTCTGCACTGTAGTAATAGTCTAAACCTGTTTCGCCTAAAGCAACGACCTTATCAGCCTTCGACCATTCGCAAAGCGTATCAACGTCTACCGCTGACGCCATAACATCCGAAGGGTGGATACCAACTGATGCAAAGATTCCATCAAATTGTTGAGCGATCTCAACAACCTGCTGTCTATTTTCT is a genomic window of Teredinibacter purpureus containing:
- a CDS encoding dUTP diphosphatase, encoding MQQQLITMLELQEAMNSKVNLNWRTENFEWYRAIWVECAELMDHFGWKWWKKQSPDVDQVILELIDIWHFGLSIRLLTEEPSATGYQRIASAIEAELNSATAGQNFREDLEAFTLATLQTHNFCVTEFCALFAPVDLNFEQLFNRYVGKNVLNMFRQDFGYQDGSYLKVWNGKEDNEHLVEILANLDPKNPNFGAVLYQKLQERYPS
- a CDS encoding TatD family hydrolase produces the protein MLVDSHCHLDRLNLDLYPDGLAGAVEAAKSRGVKQMLCVCISEENRQQVVEIAQQFDGIFASVGIHPSDVMASAVDVDTLCEWSKADKVVALGETGLDYYYSAEKADIQKLSFVNHLKAGAKTQLPVIIHTRDAREDTISLMKEHACGEAAGVMHCFTESWEMAEQALDLNFYISISGIVTFKNAEALRDVTRKIPLDRLLVETDSPYLAPVPFRGKPNEPKYVREVAEYIAELRGISLEKLASITSENFNNLFLKNIG